The DNA region CGTAACCTCACGCCAGGCTCGCCTGAGCAACGGCAGATGTAGGCGCGACTGAGCGAATATCAAGCGAAGAACGTCGAGTGCATTCCTTTGCAGGGTCTTCCTTTTGAGGGCCGCCAGATCACGGAGTCGTGCTTCGGAGAAGTCTTTGCGCCGCAAACCAGGGCATTTTTCAACCAACCCATTCAGACGACCTCCAGGCTGAACGTGATTACTGTTGGCAACTCACCGAGAGGGACGGGCACTCGTCAGTGTCACAGGCCGGAAGGAGACGTTGTGTTGTGCCTGGAAACCCACCGGAGCGGCAGTCGGGTCCTTCAACCACAGCACTTGTTCGCTTTTGCTGTGAAGTGAGTGCCTTGACTGCGCCCCGAACCCTCGATGCCGCTGTCAGGAGGCTGTCAGCTCTCTGCGAGGGTCTGAACTCGACTCTTCCCGCTACCGCCGCCCCTTCACCGTCCAGGCGTGCTCCTCCAGTCCCGCCGTCTGGTTCGCCGCGCGGGCCATCACGAACAGCAGGTCGGAGATGCGGTTGAGGTAGACGAGGACGTGGGGGTTGACCTCCTCGACCCCCGCGAGCCCAATCGCCACACGTTCGGCGCGCCGGGCGACCGTTCGGGCGACATGGAGGGCGGCGGCCGTGGCGGTTCCTCCCGGGTGGACGAAGCCCTTGAAGACGGGCGCGACCTCCTGGTAGCGGTCGATCATCGCCTCCAGGAAGGCGGCGTCCTCGGCGTCCATGCGGCTGATCTTGCTCGCCGAGACGCTTCCCTGCCGGGTGGCGAGGTCGGCGCCCACGTCGAACAGCGCATTCTGGAGGTATTCGAGGTCAGCGTCGAGGGTGGCGTCGGGCTGCCCGCTCCCCATGTTGTGCGCCCGCGCCAGGCCCACCACGCTGTTCAGCTCGTCCACCGTGCCGTACGCCTCGACCCGGACGTGCGTCTTGCTCACCCGCTCGGGGCCGTAGAGCCCGGTGGAGCCGTCGTCGCCCGTCTTCGTATAGAGCTTCATGGAAGACAGGGTAGTGGGTCGCGGGGCGTGGGAAGTGGGAAAAAGGGAAGCGGGAGCCAAAGCTTTCGCCCTCGCTCCCACTCCTCGCAACACTCCTCTACGCCCGCCCCGTCGCCTCCGTCAGCTCGCGGAGCCGCTGGGCCAGTTCATGCGTCAGGTCTCCCTCCCGGTAACGCCAGGTCCAGTTCTGGGGGCCCGTCGAACCCGGGAGGTTCATCCTGTCCTCGCTCCCCAGGTTGAGGAGGTCTTGCAGCGGCACGACGGCGAGGTTGGCGCGGCTCTCGAAGGCCATGCGGACGAGTTGCCAGGCGAACGTCTCCTCGGTGGGGTCGCTGTGAGAGTACACGCGGAAGTTGTGCCGCTCGCTCTCGGCGGCGCTCCGCCACCACCCGCGTGAGGTGTCGTTGTCGTGGGTGCCGCTGTAGACGACCTGATTCTCCCGCAGGTTCCCCGGCAGGAAGGCGTTCACGCTGAAGTCGCCGCCCCCGAAGGCGAATTGCAGCACCGCCATCCCCGGCAGCCCGAAGTCGTCGCGCAGCCGCTCCACGTCGGGGGTGATCACGCCCAGGTCCTCGGCGATGATGGGCACGTCACCCAGCGCCTCCTTCACGGCGGCGAGCATCTCGTAGCCCAGCGCGGGCACCCAGCGCCCGTGGATCGCCGTCTCGGCGGGGAAGGGAATCTCCCAGTACCCGGCGAAGCCCCGGAAGTGGTCCACCCGGATCAGGTCGTAGAGCCTCAAGCTGCCCCGGAACCGCTCGATCCACCACCGGAACCCGTCTTGCCGCATCACGTCCCAGCGGTAGAGCGGATTGCCCCAGAGCTGCCCCGTCTCGCTGAAGTAATCCGGTGGCACGCCCGCCACCACGGTCGGCTGCCCCCGGTCGTCGAAGAAGAACCCCTCCCGGTTCGCCCAGGCGTCGCTCGAATCCATCGCCACGAAGATCGGGATGTCCCCGATGATGCCGACCCCGCGCTCCCGTGCGTACTCCCGCAGGGCCCTCCACTGCCGGAAGAACAGGAACTGGATGAACTTCACCCGCTCGATGGCGGGGGCGAGTTCCCGGCGGGCGGTGGCCATTGCCCCCGGCTCACGGTCGCGCGTGTCGGGCTCCCAGGCGTTCCACGGCAGACCGCCGTGCGCGTCCTTGAGCGCCATGAACAGAGCGTAGTCGTCGAGCCACGCGGCTTCCTCCTGCCCAAAGGTCTCGAAGTCGGCCTTGAGGTTCGGCGCCCCGCCCGAGGCGTAATGCGCGTAGGCCCGCTCCAGCATCTGATTGCGCCACACGTATTGCAAACCGAAGTCCACCCGATTCTCGTCGAAGCCCGGCAGCTCCGTGAAGTCGCTCGCTTG from Deinococcus aetherius includes:
- a CDS encoding cob(I)yrinic acid a,c-diamide adenosyltransferase, producing MKLYTKTGDDGSTGLYGPERVSKTHVRVEAYGTVDELNSVVGLARAHNMGSGQPDATLDADLEYLQNALFDVGADLATRQGSVSASKISRMDAEDAAFLEAMIDRYQEVAPVFKGFVHPGGTATAAALHVARTVARRAERVAIGLAGVEEVNPHVLVYLNRISDLLFVMARAANQTAGLEEHAWTVKGRR
- the malQ gene encoding 4-alpha-glucanotransferase, coding for MTIKRSSGVLLHPTSLPGPYGIGELGAHARKFVDWLAGARQHYWQVMPLGPTGYGDSPYQAFSAFAGNPYLIDLTTLREEGLLQASDFTELPGFDENRVDFGLQYVWRNQMLERAYAHYASGGAPNLKADFETFGQEEAAWLDDYALFMALKDAHGGLPWNAWEPDTRDREPGAMATARRELAPAIERVKFIQFLFFRQWRALREYARERGVGIIGDIPIFVAMDSSDAWANREGFFFDDRGQPTVVAGVPPDYFSETGQLWGNPLYRWDVMRQDGFRWWIERFRGSLRLYDLIRVDHFRGFAGYWEIPFPAETAIHGRWVPALGYEMLAAVKEALGDVPIIAEDLGVITPDVERLRDDFGLPGMAVLQFAFGGGDFSVNAFLPGNLRENQVVYSGTHDNDTSRGWWRSAAESERHNFRVYSHSDPTEETFAWQLVRMAFESRANLAVVPLQDLLNLGSEDRMNLPGSTGPQNWTWRYREGDLTHELAQRLRELTEATGRA